The Branchiostoma lanceolatum isolate klBraLanc5 chromosome 1, klBraLanc5.hap2, whole genome shotgun sequence genomic sequence GGCTGTAGTGTTCATACAACAGGTATCCGGCCAGTTATTATGGTTTCATCAAACAGTTTACTTAGGACAGGAATACTTTCTGGACCGTAAGAGTTCTTCAATCGGATAACCTGTCAAATATAATGCAAATCTTTAAGGTGtgtcaatatagccttagtatTGAGCCGCGGAagactaactaggatggcagccaggctACACTGGAATTCATACTTTTGTTACGCCCCTTTAATGCGCTCCAATACTCCATTTTCTGGCCCATAGCACTTAAAATATATACTCAGATACACCGAGATAGGTTTCGTTATATGGAAGACAAATTTCAACTATGCAAAAATatgttgaaatgaaataaaaacaaaactgtcaTATTTCAAAAGGATGAgagaaaaatcatattttttttccacaaacaCAATGCCAACATCACCTGTGGCGACGCCAGAGGCACATTCCACATTTGTTATTTTCCAACAGATAATTCTCTGGTGTTCAGTGACTGGAACCACCTTCGCTTGGACATCACGTTAATGCGTTTTTAGGTTGCATCTGACACTCAACAATTTTCAGAACAACGgaataaacttttttttatgGTGACTGGATAGAACATTTTCTATGTATTCATATTTATAGATATTTGTCCTGCTTTCACTTCAGTGAGGTCGCACACAGACAGAAAGGAACTTTTATGTGCTGAATGATTGGCTCCATCATAATTGATGTTACAGCATTTTCCTTAAAAACGAACACCACGAAATTTGTAATACATATGACTTGCATTTTTTCAGGTGTGAACGTCTGACCGTTGGTCGTTATCTCTGACCAATTGCTGAGCTATGCTGATAATTCAGATTGAGTGCCGCACAGGTATTCTTGATACAAAAGGCCTTTTGACAGTACCTGTCAGAGCGTGTATCAACCTCTTGACCCCGTTGTCCATTCAAAGTGACACAGGTGGTCGTTTATTACGTGCTACCTTACTTATAGCTCTTGCATACGATGATCTTACACCGTCTTTTTGATGAAAGTAACGTGTACCAGTTGTTTGAATTCGATTTATTTCAAACAATGTTAAAATGAGCCAGAAGAGGTACATATGTTTTGGGTAATGAACATACAGCTGGGAGCAAAGTGCAGACAAACTCTACAGCGCCTACGGCTTCAATTAGTCATTATACTTTCTTTTGGATAGTTGCTTTGTTCTTTGTTTGCTATGTCTTTGAGAGCGCACCATAGTTACAGGTGTGTCTGTATGCCGTACAAAGAATCGAAACGCCACCTTTCAATATGAACCGTCACTGCATGATGTATGTTATCATATAGACATTTTTGAGTTTCCATTTACTCTCGAGTGTCATGTATTCTATGGTGCGATAACCTTTTTGGTGAAACTGTCTTTATCAGCTATCATAGAATATTGAATGGATGGAATGCATAAATAAAGTGTCAAATACGTCCTTAAAGGATCATGAAGTTGCCATCCATTTCACATTCAGGTGGCCAATCAAGGTTCTTTGATAATCGTTACTGCAATAACGACTTAAGCGCCATCAGTTGTCGCAAATGTCTCTGATATATATGGTGGTGACAGATTGACCGGTAGGACGATCCACAGAGCCATTAGAGTACGCGTGCCTCTGGTCGCGATGGGCATCAACTGAAGGCGTGCATGCAGAATTATATGATAGCCGCAGAAGTCACAGGAGTATTCAGACAAGACCCGCGCTTTAGCTGAGCTCTTTACAATATGAGTCGCTGAGCTCTTTACAATATCGATCGCTACTCCCAACATAATTGATTTGCTTAAGGGCGTTATTTAGATGTTTTAAAATGCATAGTCAGACACATATGGTGGCACGATGTAGAAAACGCACCAAAGTATTGCAGCTACCGGTGGCAATGTAGTTTCATACTGTCCAACTGTTGTCAATAAGTTTAATAATAGGCTTGTTCCTTAGAAAACTTGAGACAATGTTAAAGAAGCTAAACTTAGGAAGAATGGATCCGACCCCGGCCTTCTCCCATCAAACAGAGTCCACAATCCTGATATGATTTCCAAACCACCAGAGGAGAAAATGCATCCTAATGTGGGCTTCACTTATGCTATCGCTTGGGCAAGCCGTGTCAATTTACAGAAAATATTGTCTCTGTCTCGTTGTTTTATCTGATAAACTATGACGGTCCCTGTATTATAAAGGAGAATGCTTTGGGAATTCTTGCATTACTAATTATCCGAAATGTCATGCCAAGAAAATGTTGCGAACTTGTACACTTTATAATGTATGTGTTATACACTAGTTGTATTGTGAGTATAACAATGTATCCTCTAAATCTGGTAAGGGTAAAAGGTTAGAGTAACGGCAGTCTGCTTATGGCATCGCTTGGATAAGCCTTGCTTGTGACAACGCAGTATAAGATTGTTCTTCCCTGCTGTTTTATCTTACAACCTATGAACATCCCtgcattttgaaaaagaatgatGTCAGGATGCTTACATTACCGAAATGTCATGCCGAGAAAAATTCGCAAACTGCTAGATTATCACTGATTTATGCGATATGCACGGGTTGTTTCATGACTATCTGTGTATCGATTAAAACTGCTCGGGATAAAAGGTAAAGGTGAAAGGTAGTCCCACCGCTTTTTGTTAGGCCGTAGAGGCAGTAAGTTGTTGtccaccgtgtctagggcacaaTATTGGAAATAGGGGCCCATCCCTCCCCTTCCACTGTTATTTCCCTCCCCAACcgtagtcaggtacccatttttacacttgggtgtgGTGAGGAAAGTCacgtaaaatgcctttcccaaggacacaactttTAGCCAGAAGTAGATCTCGTGTCCGCTAATCTAACCTCTCGACCTTTTGATGCCACATATATCATTGCCTTAACGAGAATGATATATGAATCTCGTTCTAAATACACaattgataaacaaaaaaaatcattggaGATGTCACCTGCAACCATAAAGCGACTTTCGTCGACGGTTGAGAATTGAGGTAAGAAGTAGGAAATCATTTCTGGTGAGACAATGTCCCAACCAATTTTTTTGTAGCGAACAGtggatgaaaataaaaatcctcAAAGGGTTGTGGCGCGTATATTTGTCTACTAGATAAATATGCAAGCGAGTAGCTTCGTGATGCAAGGGGCGCATTTTATGTAGCTTTAGTATCATATTACCGACTGGCCGACTTCACATATGGTAGATATAGACAACTCACAGATAATAGCCTGGATGGGATTTTTCACACTTGCCAATTGAGTAACAATGTACATGGGCCATATCGGTTGATAATCTAACGGCAATTTATAAACAAGGTATCTATctgacaacaaacaaaagacaacaaacagaacaaaaagCTATATGAGTAGGAATCATGAGAAAAACTTTTTCTCTACAACGTTGTATCCGAGCCGGTAAGGGCGGTGAAGAGTTGTCTGTACTCTATTGTTACATTGCTTACAACCCATCTGTGAAGGGAAGATGTTTTTACTCATCTTCGGAAGAATAATTCTGTACTCAATGTGTATCGAAGATGTAAAGTATGATGTAAGAGATGTAACTTACGAGGTGCGGCACCAACAGCCAAAGCTGCGACAGCTAGAAGCAGCAGTCTACCCGACGTCCACATTTTCGGGCCGTGTCCCAACCTGAAAATGCGATGTCTTCAGCCAGAGTAGCGCGATGTGGTGACTGGTAAAACTGGTCTGACGCCGCAACTGCTAACTTTCTTTATAGGAtcttctgacctctgacccaccGTTTGTCTTCCAATAGATAAGCTTCAGGCTAAGAATTTTCCATCATTTTCCGTCTTGCCATCTCCTTATATTACTTGTCCGTCCGCAGTACTCTTTCCGAGTTGCTAGTTGGTTGTTTACGACCGGTAAAGATACCAGTGTTTCCAttgcagtgtgtgactatagccctatctcttaaaaccaccgcgaagactccattttcttcttcaaagaaaagaagaaaagtacAAAGCCTTGGGTTGATATTAAAACAAAAGTGGCCACAAATGCCAttcaacaaaaaatgtaaaaagtcCGTTTTTAAGTCTTAGAGTAATGTCTTGGAATAGACTGCTTTGTAATATGCTCGTATGTATTGTAATGTtcattgataaattgataaTGTAGATCTAGATATTCCACTTATTACATACGTTTTCTTAACAATAATACCCCCATTCTGCTTGGACGGGGCTCTCGCCGCGCTCATTCTGTGACTTAGAATTGGCTAGAGCGCATCGAGAGATCCCCGAGGTCGCCTTGGGCTCGAAGAGACCGCGCAGCGAGCGCTATGGTCGCCAAGGTCTCTATCACCTTTGCGACTATTTTGATATTTAAGGCTTGGTCGCCCAGGGAGCGCACAAGAGTCGCCGGAGAGATTCCATTTGAGCAAGTTCTTCGCGTTTTTAGTTCTACCCACATTCCACTATGGCGGCGACCTcaccgcgcgctctctgcgacctaaaattagcgctcaacgaatttcatagataaagaacaaatctttttacgctttgtgttttttgttgtgttttcagttttcataattttacatttggtatgatattccaattatgaaatcaagggttacacagatCCAGCTTAGGTCGCTgctaggtcgccgtgagagcaccgtctagtggaatgggggccttactaGCTACGcgctctggccaattttagATTGGAGCTGGGGCGCAGTCAGTACAGCAGGAACAGTAAACTCGTGATTACATACTAGATGCACAAAACGTTTATTTCTACAATCAATTCAAATCATACATCACTTTATATTATTTCGATAATATCGTGGAAATAATATGGTTAGGTACCTATGACAATGAAATATTATGAAATTGAGGCGAAACACATGGATAGAGAAACATACAAAGGTAaaacaagtacaaaatattaattggttcaaaaagaagaaataagGATATAAAACGGTGGCTACAGGGTATCAAAATAAACTCAGcttaatttgattatattgaaTTATACTTGAAAAGTTTTCAACAAAGATGACATCATACAATTAGGATATACGCAAAATATACAGCCTTTTCTTGTAATTGATCAACGCATCACCAAGAAACCGCACGTCTCACGCAAGACAGTTTTTTATACGTTGAAATATGTACATTGCAGTTTGGTGACGCAAAATGTGCTTGATCACCATGATTACGAGAGTATATACATTTCTTTAACGAGCTCGCTTTGTGCAAGGCCGTAAGGGGACACTAATCTAAGCACTGTTGCAAGATATTACTCTACTTCAAGAATGCAAACGTGTACAATAGTTTGAATTGCTGCGAGAGGCATAGCAGGGAAGTTAGCCCTTTTATACATCATGTAAAGGCAGCACGAATCGCTCTCCTGATATAATTGAATGACTGTTGTGGAACATATATGTCTTGGAACTTAATTATACACAAAGATATGCACAATAGCATTTAATGCCCCGTGTCAATGCCATTACAAGCCTAAACACATAATAAATTTTATTAGCATTAACGTAGCATGACAGAAATACAAACTAGCTTTACTAAgatattttacaattattttatTAAACTCGCACAAAGCTAGTGCAAGTCGAAATAGCCTACCAAAATGAATGCTCCTGCAGTGAGGTTTACAATAAAGCTCCTACGGTCAAAACTCTCATGAGTTTATTTAACTATTTTCATTTCCCTCATAAAATTATTGTGATGTTTATACAATACAAAGGAACTGTtagaattaattctatcgtaCAACCAATCTTTTATGTCTCCTTTCATAAAATTACTTTGCTGTAAAATTCATCTGAAATTTTCTTTGCATCCATTTGCAAACAGGCGCACAACGCCAAGTAATCTGCAAATTAAAGCAATAAAATTGATCTAAAAAAATTTGCAGCAGGTCCGCCCACAGTCTGAGTTTGTTTGATGCTTGGGTGATTCACGTTTTAATTCGATAAATCAAgaaacatgtaacgtaacatgaccaatttacgtccgaattattcaaaacgtatttatcttaaaactgcacggacagagccaaattttaaacccatggtcagaaatatcagctcttctaaaaagaaaatgcatggtctgtaagtttttctccgcctgtttaacgccgtgcgagcatgtatttatactgaggtatatgatgaagaattgtgctagggtaacccattatcgtccacctcggtcttttcccttctagcgctgtGCTTGAAGAACACAGACCAGAAAAACATGCACAGTACCtatccaaagtagtctgcagacaaatgataataaaatcactatgtctgtccggccacttgcttaacgcgatggaaaaaacaatgtttatctgtaaattccccccacatgcgcggcacgtggcgttcacgtggtaaacgcatggccattatgttttgctgtgcaaaaattaaagagatggctaaggatcatacttatgatgttcttcaTTGTTcgtgagaacaggctttggcataatacaccgcgacatgtggacatgagccaaaccggacgtaaataggttctgcacgtaaataggtcatgttacgttacgtaAGCTTTAACTTGCAACACAGGTTACTTCTTTTCGTTAGCGTTGTCCTTCTGCATGCGGCGAGCTGCCAACTTCTGTCGAAGTTTACTCTCGAACTGACGTCTTTTGCTGCGATGCTGATGCTCCAGCCGTGCCTCGTCCTCGGCGTGCTGTTCCATCAGTTCCTGGGCACTTTCCACGATTGTCCCCAGTCTTTCGTCGCCCCCCGTCTGTTTCCTCCTTCTCGATGCTAGTTTTCTTTGAAGGGTGGCTTTAGCGCGTCGTCTGCTCTCGTCCTGCACTTCAGCAAGCCTGGCGGAATCGACTTCGTGGCTTTGTAGAACATTTTGGACCTGTTCATTGACATGATACAAAGCTGTAGCTGATGATGATGTAGCAGCTACATAAACCGACTCGGATGTTTCCGTAGATGGCTTTGTTGAGGAACGACTAGGCTCAACAGGCTGGTCTTGTACATTCAATGAAGTGGCATCACATGCTGGCCAAATACTGAGTGCAACGTCCATGGTGTCATCTAAGGACTCTTCTATCGCACGTAAGTTTGCATTCAGCTCGGTAAGCTTCTCTTCACCTGTAAGAAAATGGCAAGATAATTCACTATTCATTTCACACGGATAATATCAGAGAGTGTGCAAGGCGTAGATTAAAAACACGCTgctaaatttgaaaattgtgAAAGGTTTCATTAAAGTGTTTCCTCGAACTACAACACGCTACCCTCAGATGACAGGAAAAGATTGATGATATGTTATCAACTTAACGAAGACAATAATCATATTGCACTCATTTACAGCCATTTCCCTGATAAAATGATACTTTGAAATGTGTTCTGGATTTTCTGATGAAAAGGCTTGTCCTGAAAATATAAAGACTATCTTTTTTAAAGCACTATTCTGTTCTTTTACTCATGAAAATTTTGCAATTGTATCTGTGAAAGGCATATTTTATAGCACGTTTTGCTTTGTATCTAATTTTCTTCATTAGatatcaaatttcatcataGGCATGCTGCTCATTTAAGTAAATCAAGTACGTTTGTTACACAACAGTTGGTCTTCTGTAGGTAGGCAATAATCGGATAAGGAAATGTTCTACTAATGGTTCCTAAGCaagttgtttcttttctttttttgtttcgttATGTATCATACAGTTGATAACAAAGTTTTGAGTTGAACGAACGGGATAAAAGGTCTAAGACAAGTTCTCATGCTGCGAAGATATCTCTCTCAAGATGCAGTTTAGGAATTGCCATTCTTTTAGCTGTCAAAATATATATAGTTCTTTTTATTGGTCCAGAACTTTTTGGTTCAGTCACCTGTTGTTGCTGTAACATCTGATGTTGTCGGTGAGTGAATCCCGAATAACTGTTGGAAACTTTTCCAAATGTAATCTACCAGTTCTTGGTCATGGTCATTGTCAATGGAGGCATCAGAAGCAATGGCGTCGCAGATGATGGTAACGAGGAAATTAACCAGGATTATGAAGATGCATATCATGAACAATGTGAAGTAGACAGGGCCAACATATCGGTTCGCCTCCAAGACTTCCTCAGCAACAAACCTGAAAAGTATCCGCGCAATGTTTATACGTCAGTAATCTAACAGCATCTAAATACTATATGACTGATCACTTTAAATACGTTACAATTATTATAAACAATAGTAAAACACGGACTTATTCATATTTACAACAATAAAATGAGACCTTTCTGCGGTGTTGGTTAGATGCATATTTTACACCATAGAATATGTTAATCCTATGTAAGACGTAGTGCTATTTTAAAATGACCCTTATATTGCATCATTTGGTGTGTTGTGCGGAAATTAAGAAATTTCCATACCTGCCAAGCAACATTTCCAGAAGGGCGTAGTTTGTGCGCAGCACATTGCTAAAGGCCTTCAAATGTGTCCCAAACACCACCATTCCTGTGTTGTTTACGAAGGTAGTTAAGATAAATTGTAAAATTATCTCAAACATGATAGAAATGCTAAAACATTGATATTCATACCTGTAAAAGATAACAGAATGAGCATCATACGCTGTATCTGTACAAGTGACAAGAAGCAGAACAGACTCATACAACCAAGACCTTTCCAAATATATCTGATCATGACAAGTACATGCAGTTCAAGCTCTTTGGAACCCTACGATATACCGATGAAATATAGCGAATAACAGGCATGCAATTGAATGACCaagtgtttctgttgcttttaaAGATAGTCTATTATATTCATTTCACAAAGAGGAACAGACTCATGTACCTGAAGAGCTAAAGGCCATGAAGGCTACGGCGCTTGTTACTGAAAAGCCAAGCAGGTCATTCTTCATGGCACCTGGCAGGGCGATGAACTTAGCGATGGTCTTGCTGAAGCGGACAACGCGGAGTAGCTTCAGTGTGTTAACGAAGACTAGAATGGCCAGCACAAATTTGAAGGCTTCATCCCACCAGAAGGTATGCCCAAAATCAACAGACTGGTGTATTCCAAGTTCACCTATGAAATATAGATTGGTGCAAGGTGAATAATGATCATAAGGCAATGGTTTGTGACTGAAATATCCGTTGTGGCcgtaaaagcaacaaaaaaggTTGTCATTTTGGTTCTATTGGGTGGTAACCATTAATGGACATCCAAGAGGGTGGTAACCATTCGGTCAATTCACAATGTCGTAAACTGCCTTACCATGTTACACCTAGGCAGAAAACAGCATTTTACTGATAAGAACTGCAAAAGAATATAATCAAGTGCAACTAACCTGTCGCCTCTACTATATCCTTCAGTGCTTCAGATGCAAAGTAATACCTCAGTCCAAAGGCACAGATGACAACTGCAGATCCAATGTTGCTCACAAAAGCTATTATATTCCAGATGGAAAAGAAAAACTTCCAGCCTTCTTCTTTGACAACAATCACTTCTTTGATGAGGTTAGCCAGaaaaaagaagatgaagaggaTGTGTACCAACGCCATGCCGTAATCAGAGATATTCTCATACTGGAACAGTCTGTGTGTTCCAACAGTTGCAGATGTGGCAAGATGGCCCACATTCATCTTATACACGGTCAGTTGAAGGCTGCTGAATAGCTTACGGGACGGGTAGTAAAAGGACAGTTCCAGAACCAGACGCTTGGTATATTTGTCAATCCACTGGTTACGCTGAAGATCTGACAAGGTGGACGTAGCCTTAGTCAGAGTGGTGGGAAGTTCCATAGAATATTCTGAGACGCAAGCTGACTCATATGTCACCTCACTTGTGGCGTTAAACTGCCAACAAGCGTATGGAGCATTGCCGGTTTCTATCacccaaccgttttggatattgTCGAGTTCAACAGTATCTGCAAGAGGTAAAACAATTGTCAACATTAAATGCTAGAATAATGAGAAAAAACATACTAATTTGTCATTAAGAAACTCATAAGTGTTTGCAATGGGCATAGGAAtgtaaacaaaatttaaaaaaaatatacatgtatgtaggcaaGGGTAACGTTAGCTCAATTACTTAGATTAAAATTAGACCATGAAATACGCTTGTAGCTGACTACATAAAGTGACATGTAAGTACATTGCAATGAAATATATCACTTTTGGGGGCAATATGGTTTGAACTTGTGATCACCAATTTCAAAACTAAAATGACAACGGTAACCTAGTATACGAtaatcaaataaaatcaaaacatatatcACTACTATGTACTTATGCCTTACAACACACCAccaatggattttcttcaacaaggtcaaagtcaaagtcaagacTACTAGTAATAGTACAAACCTGCTGCCTCTCTAATTTGAGTAAGGCGTGGCGGGCCAATTCTGAATGCTTCAGTATGAAGTGGAAACTGTCGGTCCAGGTACTTCATCTTCCAACCATTATACCAGTACGAGGGGTACAAAACAGGCAAAAGAATCCCGTCAGTCCACGTCCAGAAGTCTTCAGGAGTCGTAATCTGTGGCGAGACAACACCAACGTTTGTCACAAACCTTCACGTAAACAATCTAAAACTATTATTGAAATCATATCCTGGAATCCTTAACTGCACTAAGGAAGTGGAAATAGTTATATTACAGGCCCTTATTGAACCGCAACCAAGGTCGTCAACGCACCCCCCCCCATCTGCAACACCCCCGTGTCACGTGACATATGTGACCTTTGACTTCCAGGTCACGTTACTACCCATcagagctgaagaaagatggtgGAGGCTGCCTTTTTTCTTCTCAGCAAGAAACTTCTAGCTGTATGTTACAGCTGTAATTATTGATGTTTAAAAGTTATATTCCAGCATAAATCCTGCACAAGCTGAGTATGACTTTGCGGATATTTTGTTAGTTGCCTACCGAATCAAAATCTTCTGTTAGCCTGATGGACAAGGTCTGCGATGCGTGGAAAGCAAATGGATCTTTATCCTGCTGACTGATGAAGAACAGAACTGCAACAAACAGGAGTAGGACACTATACTCCTTCAGGACGAAGACAAACTTTTGCCGCTGATCGTTCTTTCTTTTCATCTTCAGTACGGAGGCAGCTGCCGGTGGGTAAACTCTCCTTGAAGCTGAAAATGTTTACATCATATCATTACGCTTTGATAATATTAAGGTTATATATTCATCGTTCTATTTTGTTAACACTCAAATAATGCATTAACAAATTGAAGAATTATTAATGTCGATGTCATTCAAAGGTCGATGTGCCCCCTACTAAGGTGCATCAATTGAATTACAATGATTGTTGTACAAACAACACCAACGTCTATTGTAAAATGCACTGGTCATGAGTCCGTGTGGACTCCAGCTGTAGGTATGAAAGTTAAGTTAAGGGTTACTGACCATTACATTTAAGGTCGAAAAGGTATAAACGCAGTTCTTCTTTCTTGATATTGTACGTCCTCTGCTCGCTCGAAGGCGTTGGATTACAGATCAAGGCAGCTACGAGCGCCAGGATGAATATCTGTTGAAAAATAAATAGCAAAATTCATTTACTTGGTAGCGTATAAAGATAATCTGGTAGAGCAGTGTCAATCAGCGGAAAACGACCAAAACGAAAGCACACGGAAGTTTTACCTGGCCAGTTTCCGCGACAACGcttgataaacaaaatgaaaggaaGAACGCCTTTAGCCATGCTTCACTCTTCTCCCTTCCCCAGTCCAGACTGTACATGATGACAAAGAATGACGAGACGATGGAGGACacaactactattgtccacgccACGTACTTCGGCCAGCGGGACATTCGTTTTCCAGCTTTTCAAGACAAGGGAATAAACAGCTATTAAGATATATCAGTATCTGtgagtgccccccccccccagcagcgAAGGCAtaactgtttttttgcagaCTGTCAGAAATTGTCTATCACAGATGATGCAgtaataaacaaacatgacaaaataacTTATTTGCTGGTATTAACAGCATTGCTGCAGTGGTCAGCGAAAACTTGTAACCGTAAGGGGATGTGAGAATATACTTCAGATAACATGTAATGTTTTTTGCATCAAAGTAAAGATGGAAGTAAAGAACAACACACCTCCACTGCGTCGTACTCCCGGAGCTGTGGTGGGAACTGGTATCTCCTTCCTGAACAGCAGAAGCGGCACCATGGTAACGGGTATCACCAGAGCAGTAGTCACAAGACTGACGTACAACTCCTTTTGAAAAGGTAAGGCGTTATGTAATTATCATAATAAACAAGAAACATGcaattattgaaaaaaagaataagTTACAATCTTTATCTAAC encodes the following:
- the LOC136439656 gene encoding polycystin-2-like protein 2 — encoded protein: MSRWPKYVAWTIVVVSSIVSSFFVIMYSLDWGREKSEAWLKAFFLSFCLSSVVAETGQIFILALVAALICNPTPSSEQRTYNIKKEELRLYLFDLKCNASRRVYPPAAASVLKMKRKNDQRQKFVFVLKEYSVLLLFVAVLFFISQQDKDPFAFHASQTLSIRLTEDFDSITTPEDFWTWTDGILLPVLYPSYWYNGWKMKYLDRQFPLHTEAFRIGPPRLTQIREAADTVELDNIQNGWVIETGNAPYACWQFNATSEVTYESACVSEYSMELPTTLTKATSTLSDLQRNQWIDKYTKRLVLELSFYYPSRKLFSSLQLTVYKMNVGHLATSATVGTHRLFQYENISDYGMALVHILFIFFFLANLIKEVIVVKEEGWKFFFSIWNIIAFVSNIGSAVVICAFGLRYYFASEALKDIVEATGELGIHQSVDFGHTFWWDEAFKFVLAILVFVNTLKLLRVVRFSKTIAKFIALPGAMKNDLLGFSVTSAVAFMAFSSSGMVVFGTHLKAFSNVLRTNYALLEMLLGRFVAEEVLEANRYVGPVYFTLFMICIFIILVNFLVTIICDAIASDASIDNDHDQELVDYIWKSFQQLFGIHSPTTSDVTATTGEEKLTELNANLRAIEESLDDTMDVALSIWPACDATSLNVQDQPVEPSRSSTKPSTETSESVYVAATSSSATALYHVNEQVQNVLQSHEVDSARLAEVQDESRRRAKATLQRKLASRRRKQTGGDERLGTIVESAQELMEQHAEDEARLEHQHRSKRRQFESKLRQKLAARRMQKDNANEKK